CCAATAGGCGTCCTGCCGCTGAAGATCGGCTGCATCGAGCGCGGCCTTGATCCACTCGTTCATCGTGCCGCCCGTCTTCGAGCCGAGGAACGACATGAAGCCGCTCTCGTCCTCGCCCTTGGCCGGGCAGTCGGTGATGACCATGAACCGGGCCTTGCGGCCGATCGTGGGCTTAACGGGCATGCCGTCGTCATGGTGCCCGTCGCAGTAATCCGCGACCAGCGTGATGATCTTAGCCTTCTCGAAGGAGCCGATGTCCATCTCGCGCGCGATCGGGACGTGCGCCGTGATGAGGCCGGGGAGCAGCTCGCGCTGATCCTTGACCCGGCTGTCGTGCTTGGCCGGCAGCTGACCAGGCTCGATGCGCGCGAAGGCGCCCACCTTGTTCAGCGTCTCGACGTGCCGGACGTTGCAGCGACGCCGCTCCACCCGGTCGGTCAGGTCCTGCATCGACTTGAACGGCCCGGCCGCGCGCGCCTTCAGAATCGCGTCCGTCGTGTTGGCCGAGATCCCCTTGATCCGGTTGAAGGGCATGCAGAGCCGGGCATCGGTCACGATCTCGAACTGGCCCGTCGAGTGGTTGATGTCGGGCAGGTCGACCTCGATCCCCATCCGCTCGGCGTCCTTCATCAGGCCGGGCAGCTTGTCCTGACCCATCTGCGACAGCGCAGCCGCGAAGAACTCCACCGCGTAGTAGGTCTTCAGATACATGGCCTGATAGGAGATCAGGGTGTATTCGACCGAGTGCGACTTGTTGAAGCCGTAGCCGGCGAAGCCCTCGATCTTGTCGAACAGCGCGCCCGCCCAGTTGGCATCCTGCTTGACCGTATCCACGCAGCCCTGGACGAACTTGCCGCGCTCCTTCGCCATCTCCTCGGGCAGCTTCTTGCCCATGATCTTGCGCAGCTTGTCGGCCTGGGGACCCGTGTAGCCGGCGATCACCTGGGAGATCTGCATGACCTGCTCCTGGTAGACCATCACGCCGAAGGTCGGCTTGAGGATCGGCTCCATGAGCGGGTGGTCGTATTCGACCTCCTCGATCCCCTGCTTGCGCTTCCAGTAGCTGTCCATCATGCCCGATTCCATCGGACCCGGACGGTAGAGCGCGGTCGCGGCCGTGATGTCGTCGAAGCAGATCGTGCCGTCCTTGCCGAGCTCCTTCAGCAGGCGCCGCATGCCGCCGCCCTCGAACTGGAAGATGCCTGTCGAGATCGCCTTGGCGAAATTCTCCAGCACCTTCGGATCGTCGAGCGGGATGCGCAGCAGGTCGACCGTCTTGCCGCGGCGCTTGCGGATGTAGTCGCGCGTGGCCTCGATCAGGTCGAGCGTGTTCAGGCCCAGGATGTCCATCTTGACCAGGCCCTGGTCCTCGACGATGCGCTTGTCCCAGCAGACGACCGGCAGCTCCGGAACCTCTTCCTCGCCCTCCTTGGGCTTGGCCGGGGCCTTGCGACGCTCGATCACCGCCCGCTCGACCAGATCGCAGCCGGCCACGACGACGCCGGCCGCGTGCTGACCCAGCGCCGACATGCAGCCTTCGAGCTCGCCGGCCGTCTTGGCGAGGAACGGGTTCTTGCTCGCCCAGTCGGCGATCTCCGGGACCTCCTTGATCGCCTCGACGAGCTTGACGGGCTGGCCGTGCTTCTTGGGCACGAACTTCGAGCAGCGGTAGTCGTCCTCGGGCAGGCGGAAGGACTTCGACACGCCGCGGATGGCCGACGAGGCGCCGAGCTTGAGGAAGTTCGACACGCCCGCGACGCGCTTGGCGCCATACTTGTTGATGAGGTAGGTGAAGACCTCGTGGCGCCGCGCCGACATGAAGTCGAGGTCGGCGTCGGGAAGGTCGAGACGCTCGGGGTTGATGAAGCGCTCGAACAGGAGACCGAAGCGGATCGGATCGCAGTCGGTGATCCCCATCAGGTAGGCGATCAGCGAGCCACCCACGGAGCCGCGGCCGGGCCCGACGGCGATGCCGGCGCCCTTGGCGAACTGCACCACGTCCTGCACGAGCAGGAAGTAGCCGCAGAACTTGAGGTTCTTGAGCACGGACAGCTCATACTTGAGCCGCGGCGTGTAGACCTCCTTGAGCTCGTCCAGGCTCGGCCGGTGCCCGAAGACCTGCGCGCCGAACCGCTTCGACCAGCCCTTCTTGCACTCGGTCACGACAGCCGCGAACTCGTCGGGCGCCATCACCGGCAGCGAGGGCGCGAACTTCTGCCACTCGTATGTGACCTTGGAGACCAGCGTCTCGGTGTTCTTGAGGCCCTGGAGGAAGGCCCCGCCCGCGCCCTTCACGCCGCGGAACTCCACGAGCCGGCGCTGGCTCTCCTTGCAGAGCTCCACGAGACCCTTGAGCGAGCGCGGGTGCATGTCGCGCGCCGCGTTGATGTAGGCCCAGGGCTCGTCCATCTTCACGTTGCGGCGGATTGCGTTCATGACGTCGGTCGCGTCGGCCCCGCCCTCGGGATAGAGGCTCGGGATCGTCGTGAGCAGCGGCAGGCCCAGCGTGTTCGCCAGCTCGATCGCGCGCGTGTTCACCGTGTCCCAGTAGGGCGTGTGAATGGGCGTGAGCGTGAGGAACACGTTCTCGCGCGTCACAGCGTCAGCGATGCGCTGCAAGATGCTCTGCGCGTCAGCATGCGTTCCGACGCTGTATGCGTCGCTAGACGCGATTGCGACGTCATCCGCAGTGAGCGTGTCGAGCACTGAATAGAGATCAGCGAACGACAGCTTGGCGTTGTTGTAGAAATGGTCCTCGTCGTTGGCGAGCGACAGAAGCTTGTAGAGCCCCATCAGGCCCGCGCCCGAGAGCACGTAGTAGGTGACGAAGAACTCGGCCGGAGCCTTCTTGTCGTCCTTCGTCTTGCGCCAGGTGATGTCGTCGACCAGGCGCAGGCGGGCGCCGATGATCGGCTTGATCCCGGCCGCCTTCGCCTTCGTCGTCAGCTCGGGCAAACCCGTGACGGACATGGTGTCGGTCAGCGCGATGGCCTTGGAGCCGAGCTCCGCGGCCTGCTTCACGAGCTTGCCGATGTCGTTGATGGATTCGCCGATCGAGAAGTTGGACCGGGCGGCCAGGATCGCGTGCATTAGCTTCGGGGTCTCCGATTTTGAGCCTGCTGCACGGGCGTCGCCCAGCGGCAGTTGTCAGGCTCGTAGTTTCCGTTGGTATCCTCGCGGTCGAGGGTCTTGTTGGGCGGTCGCTCGCCCATGTCCGCGAGGAAGTTCTCGAAGCTGTCCCAGCGGGCGCAAATCGTGATGCCGCGTCCGCCGTAGTAGCTGTAATTCTCGGCGTCCGGATTCAGGCAGCGATTACGCATCATCTGCCAGGACGTATAGGTTCGATCGTGCGTCTTACCGTGAGTGCGGCGCTTCTCGCTGCGGAGCTCAATGGAGATGCAGCCACAAGACTGCACCTTTCCCCTGCGAAGACGATTGCCCGTCGTCGTGAGCTCCGACCCGCAGTCGCACCGGCACTTCCAGGCGGCTGCGGGTCCGATGTTACCGTCGCGCTCGATCACGGTGAGCTTGCCGAAGCGCTCACCACTCATGTCGGGAGCGACGTAAGCCACTAATCCTCCAGGCTCATCCAGTTGACGACGGTCACGTTCTTGAACTCGCCGCTCTGCTCGATCAGGGCGACGGCGTTCATGATCTCGACCGCGGTGCGCAGCGTCGTGAGGCCGGACAGGATCTTCCAGCCCATGCGCAGGTCGCCGGCCTCGTCGACGTGGCTGAAGACGAGGTAGACCTTGGCGAGGGGCGGCTTGCGCTCCTCGGGCTTCTTCGCGTCCTTGGCCGCGGCGCGGGCAGCCGCGCGACGCTGGGCCCGGTTCGGGATCGGTCCCTCGGCCGGGGCTTCTTCGGTGCCAGTGGTCATCAGTTCCTCATGAGTGTCAGGCGGCCATTGCTGTTGGATGCTGCACCCAGGGCCTCAAGCGCCTGGAATGCCTGGGTCGCGTGGGCGGCCGCCGTGCCCTCGGACCAATTCAGCTTCTGCTGGAATGCCTTGATGAGGAGAGCGCGCTCGACGCCCTGGTCGAGCTTCATCATCAGGTGGCAGGCCACAGCGAGAAATCCGATCTTCGTGCCGGCGAAGGGGTTGCGCCCCTCGGCCAGCGCTTCCGTCACCTTGATCCCCATGCGCTCGATGCGCGCCAGGAGCTCGGCGACCTTCTTGGGCATCTCGGACGTCAGAGCGCCCGGAGCCGCGGTCGCGGCAGCGACGGGAGCGGGAGCAGGGGAGGGCGTGCGGGTCCGCTTGACCGGCGCCACGATCCCCAGCTCCGCGCGTCGGCGTGCCAGCTGCTCCGCACCGATCGCCTGACACCGGCCGGCGAACGGGCAGGTGCTGCACTCGGGCGAGCCCTCCTTGAACGAGAGCGCGAAGCCGTAGCAGCCAGGTGCGAGAGCAATGTCAGTCATTACTGATTGATTTCCGTTTGCAGCACAACGGAGACCTCCTTGATCTCCGCGTAGATCCGATTGCGGCCCGCCTGCCCGATCCCCATGAAATCGAGGATCAGGTTGCCGGTGATCGCCTTGGGCGCCGATGAGGCGATGCCCCGCTCGCGCGCCGTCTTGGCCCGGCATTGGATCGCCTGCAGCTCCTCGAACAGGAAGGCAGGCGGGTTGTTCAGCAGCTTGACGAAGGTCGCCGCCTCGATCGAGAGCTCCGATAGGGCGCGCTCGAAGGAGTGCTTCTCCTCCAGGAGCTCGTCCGGCCGGGCGCTGTCGTCCGAGACCAGCCACTCGTGCGCCTCGGAACCCTCCTCGCTGTCGCCGCCCGCATCGAGCGACATGGCGTAGGCCGAGTGCCCGATCTGGTCGTCGATCCAGCGGTTGACGTGGTTCATCAGACCGCGGGCGAGGTAGGCGCGCCAGGGCACGCCCAGGCTCGCGTCGAATTTCTGGCTGGCGATCGTCCAGGCGAGCGACATCTCGCCTACGACGTCCTCCAGGCCGACGCTGCGGGCGCCGGCCGCGTGAGCGCGCCGCAGGTAGCGGGGCGCCCACTTCTTCAGGGTGGGGTAGTCGTCCTCGAAGCGCATCAGCCGAAGATCCGCTGCGCGAACTCCTGCGCAGCCTTCTTGTCGATGCGGGTCATGCGGTTGATGAAGGCCAGCTGCATGCCGGCGCCGTAGTCGGAGCCCTTCATGATGCCGATCTTGCCGGCCGAGATCAGCTCGCGGGGCGAGATCGTGGTCGAGACCTTGCCGGCCTTGAACGCTTCGCGCCACTCGCCGGCGAACTTCACGATCTTGGCCGCGTCCTCCTTCTTGAGGCCCGCCTGGGACGCGACGATCGCCGTCTCGACCTTGGCTTCCATATACTCGACCTCGATCGTGATGCCGAAGCGCGAGTAGTTTGCGGCGTTCTGGATCTGCGTGCCCTGGTAGAGGCCCGTCTCGTCGCCCGAGCCGTTCGTGTTGCCGGTGCCGCAGATGCGGAAGTCCTTGTGGGGACGGATCACGCGATACTCGGGCGGCGCGTCCTTGACGACGAGCGGCTTACCTTCGAGCACCGGCTGGTAGACCGAGAGCACGGACGGCATGGCGAAGTCATACTCGTCGGCGCAGTAGACGTAGCCGTTGAGCATCGCGTCCATCAGCGGGCCGGGCTGCCAGATGGTCGCGCCGTTCTGCACGACGAACTGGCCGACGATGTGGCTCTCCTCGGTGTTCGCGGTGTGCTGGATGCGCAGGAACGGGCGGTTCGTGCGGGCGCAGACCTGCTCGAACAGCGACGTCTTGCCGGTGCCGTGAAAGCCCCAGGCGTAGACGTTGATCCGCATCTCGAAGCCCATGAGCACGTTCTTCACGAGCTCCAGGTCGAAGATGTAGTTCTTGTCCACGTCGGGCACGAGGAGCAGGCCGTCGCCGGTCGGCTGGCCCACGCTGACCTGGATCGGCTGGCCGCGCTTGTTCAGGACGGCCGGCGCGCTCGGGTCGATGCCGAAGACCTCGTGCATCGGCTTGCGCTCGTAGACCATCTCGGCGCTCTTGGCGGACGTGATCGGCACGACCTTCTGCGCCTCCTCGGCGCGCTTCTGCATGGCGATCATCTCGGCGTAGGGCGAGAGCGTCTTGGCGCCGGGGAACTCGGCTTTGTAGCGGTCGAGCGACCAGTCGGGGTGGTTGTTCGCCAGGTGCGTCTTGATGACGTGGACCATCGCGCCGTCGACCAGGCACTCGATCTTGTCGGCCTTGGTCGGGACAGCGGCTTGCTGAACTGCGGTGGCAGCGGACATGCGTGTGTGGCTCCGTCTGTGTGCTGTGTGGGCGTGTGTGCGTCGTTGCGCTGTGCGCTGTTTGTAGAGTCAGTTATCACTGACTAAGCGCGGGAAAGCAAGTCACCACTGACTGACCTTCTCGCGCATGCGATCGTTTCGGATCGGGTGTGTCACCCTAGTAGTCGTGCCCGTCGTGACAGAGCGGCGGGAACCAAACGAGGCCTGCGCGCGAAAACGCGAGCCCCATCAGCTCCATTTCCAAATGATACGCGACAATCTCGAAGTCGCGCCAAACACGATGAAATTCGTCTGGCTCGTCGGGGCCGGGGCCTCCCGGAATTGGATCGACGATCGGCACCTTCCGGTAGTCAAACGCCTTCATCACAGCGCTCCCAAAGTAAGACCAACGGCGATGCCGATCCCAAGCCAGGTGGCGCCGGTGAACACCTGGGTCGGCGAGCGCCAGTAAGCAGCCTCGGTGATGACGTTGGGCGTGTAGCGGTCGAGGATGCGCGCCATCCCGGCCCGCATCATCTTCTCGCCCTGGCGCGTCCGGTAGGGGTAGCGCCACTGGTCGTCGAGGAGCTCGGTGAGCACCTGAGCGACCTCGGGGTCCTTCGCGTGGATCATGAACGGATCTCCTCGATCTTGTAGCTGCCCTTGTCCGCGAGGGCGTAGGCGAAATCCTCGGCCCACGTCCGCGCACTGATCGGCCCGACGACGAAGCCGTTCGTCGTGACCTCGCGAGGCGTGTCACCGAACTCGCGCTCGATGGTGATGTCCTCGCGGGTCTCGGGATCGGCGTAGGTGATGCGGAAGCGCTTCATGCCGACAGAATCCTCTTGAGTTCGTTCATCACGAGGCCGGGCAGCTGCTCGACCTTGTTGAGGATGAAATGCTTCGGGTAGAAATGCTTCGGCGCGTCCGAGAGGATGCCGATGCCGATGATCTCGACGCCCATCTTGGTCCCCGTCTCGATGACGCGGTGAAGGTGGGCGATCTGCTGATACATATCGCCGTCGGCCGCGGGCTGACCGTCGGAGAACACCATCAGCACCTTGCGCTTCTCGGGCCGCTTGAGCAGACGGGCGAGCGCATATTCGAGGCTCTCCGAATCCGCGTTGGCGTTCATGAAGTGCTGATAGGGCGCGCCCGCGAACCGCGTCTTGATCTCCGGGCCCATCCGCTCGTCGAAGCCCTTGTAGATGGGCATGTAGATCGGAGAGATGCGGCTATACTTGACGCCGACCCGCTTCGCTTCCTCCTGCGCCTCCTTCATCACCTTGTTGTCGTATTTCGTGGTGAAGCCCAGGACCTCGTGCTTGATCTGGACGCGCTCCAGAGTCGAGGACAGGGCGTAGGCGCCCGTCATCGCGACCTTCATCTTCTGCCCGTGCATCGAGCCCGAGTTGTCGCAGAGCAGGCTGACAGCCGTGTCCTTCGACTTGTTCTCGTGCTTGCGACGGAACACGCGATCGTCGCCGGCCACGACGCGGTGCAGAGCCGACGAGTGCAGCTTGCCCGTCCGGAAGCCGGGGATGCGCATGACCTGGCTGCGCGAGGCCATCATGCGGTCGATGTCCTTCTGCATGACGCCGACCATGCCGCGGGTCTCGTCTTCGAGCTGGGTCAGGTAGCTGTCCTGCCAGCGCTTGTTCTTCCGCGCGTCCTCGCCCGTGTCGATCTTGAGCGGCTCGATCACGTCGAAGTCGCGGGAGTAGATGATGTAGTCCGCATCCTTGGCGCAGGCCTTGGCGTCCTCGGAGATCTTCTGGGCAAGCGCCTCGTCGAACTCCGGCAGGCTCATCTCGACTTCGCCGGTCTCGCCGGCATTGTCCGAGCCCTG
This genomic interval from Methylobacterium sp. AMS5 contains the following:
- the dnaE gene encoding DNA polymerase III subunit alpha gives rise to the protein MHAILAARSNFSIGESINDIGKLVKQAAELGSKAIALTDTMSVTGLPELTTKAKAAGIKPIIGARLRLVDDITWRKTKDDKKAPAEFFVTYYVLSGAGLMGLYKLLSLANDEDHFYNNAKLSFADLYSVLDTLTADDVAIASSDAYSVGTHADAQSILQRIADAVTRENVFLTLTPIHTPYWDTVNTRAIELANTLGLPLLTTIPSLYPEGGADATDVMNAIRRNVKMDEPWAYINAARDMHPRSLKGLVELCKESQRRLVEFRGVKGAGGAFLQGLKNTETLVSKVTYEWQKFAPSLPVMAPDEFAAVVTECKKGWSKRFGAQVFGHRPSLDELKEVYTPRLKYELSVLKNLKFCGYFLLVQDVVQFAKGAGIAVGPGRGSVGGSLIAYLMGITDCDPIRFGLLFERFINPERLDLPDADLDFMSARRHEVFTYLINKYGAKRVAGVSNFLKLGASSAIRGVSKSFRLPEDDYRCSKFVPKKHGQPVKLVEAIKEVPEIADWASKNPFLAKTAGELEGCMSALGQHAAGVVVAGCDLVERAVIERRKAPAKPKEGEEEVPELPVVCWDKRIVEDQGLVKMDILGLNTLDLIEATRDYIRKRRGKTVDLLRIPLDDPKVLENFAKAISTGIFQFEGGGMRRLLKELGKDGTICFDDITAATALYRPGPMESGMMDSYWKRKQGIEEVEYDHPLMEPILKPTFGVMVYQEQVMQISQVIAGYTGPQADKLRKIMGKKLPEEMAKERGKFVQGCVDTVKQDANWAGALFDKIEGFAGYGFNKSHSVEYTLISYQAMYLKTYYAVEFFAAALSQMGQDKLPGLMKDAERMGIEVDLPDINHSTGQFEIVTDARLCMPFNRIKGISANTTDAILKARAAGPFKSMQDLTDRVERRRCNVRHVETLNKVGAFARIEPGQLPAKHDSRVKDQRELLPGLITAHVPIAREMDIGSFEKAKIITLVADYCDGHHDDGMPVKPTIGRKARFMVITDCPAKGEDESGFMSFLGSKTGGTMNEWIKAALDAADLQRQDAYWTALIKRPKEGKQVSPKEITAYSPYLMKEIEILKPPCIVLLGSSTVRHFIPDFKGKASEFAGEVVYSKALDANLVIGFAPGEIFFEPAKQAKLDEVFAVAASLTE
- a CDS encoding MoxR family ATPase; the encoded protein is MSAATAVQQAAVPTKADKIECLVDGAMVHVIKTHLANNHPDWSLDRYKAEFPGAKTLSPYAEMIAMQKRAEEAQKVVPITSAKSAEMVYERKPMHEVFGIDPSAPAVLNKRGQPIQVSVGQPTGDGLLLVPDVDKNYIFDLELVKNVLMGFEMRINVYAWGFHGTGKTSLFEQVCARTNRPFLRIQHTANTEESHIVGQFVVQNGATIWQPGPLMDAMLNGYVYCADEYDFAMPSVLSVYQPVLEGKPLVVKDAPPEYRVIRPHKDFRICGTGNTNGSGDETGLYQGTQIQNAANYSRFGITIEVEYMEAKVETAIVASQAGLKKEDAAKIVKFAGEWREAFKAGKVSTTISPRELISAGKIGIMKGSDYGAGMQLAFINRMTRIDKKAAQEFAQRIFG
- a CDS encoding VWA domain-containing protein is translated as MSIAIEVQDQHLWNSYKTFAENSKGEGDGGELDDWFDDEETEGEDSEEDDEDSSGSSKPPEDEDDEDSDDGDEEGDDDAPSAGSKNDEESDDEPEKPNRSDEPGEDDEPIEDEDGEGDEPADQGSDNAGETGEVEMSLPEFDEALAQKISEDAKACAKDADYIIYSRDFDVIEPLKIDTGEDARKNKRWQDSYLTQLEDETRGMVGVMQKDIDRMMASRSQVMRIPGFRTGKLHSSALHRVVAGDDRVFRRKHENKSKDTAVSLLCDNSGSMHGQKMKVAMTGAYALSSTLERVQIKHEVLGFTTKYDNKVMKEAQEEAKRVGVKYSRISPIYMPIYKGFDERMGPEIKTRFAGAPYQHFMNANADSESLEYALARLLKRPEKRKVLMVFSDGQPAADGDMYQQIAHLHRVIETGTKMGVEIIGIGILSDAPKHFYPKHFILNKVEQLPGLVMNELKRILSA